Proteins encoded by one window of Aphis gossypii isolate Hap1 chromosome X, ASM2018417v2, whole genome shotgun sequence:
- the LOC114121819 gene encoding uncharacterized protein PF3D7_1120600-like, with protein MWLSNLFTKTKNHECDDSNKEDIVNEESINISSNQEDKPFINDLKEKVERVKEIYAKLQTLKDKQDLNLNNNYIDKAQEKNDQSTSTNEDEKNLEINNCRLEDVLRIIPIIETNLQTLTEKVSCLSGLLDEKQINAKTLIDQNIISNSSTINSAPSSVNKLNCIANKTTLLNKDTLPEIDSKENMKTHKKKSSIMIKKKETNQKVKVKINSTEIIDKNDETDQIKHEEKGINNSKLVDQLTNLDCQLESFFKSIQSALSQYKIDQVKEKSEIMDNLSRLENKININYSKMDKLMSNVDHLSKTNDHVKHVFMHNQSSIEIENRHELKKSKDDINVCIDNLIKPNPNVKQTQPSITADNPNTSRQIGGKCTINRCVCQLIDHTNAANTQIINSHNDNNQSKYGDIILCEFLKTQPTLERIKQNEYQPKVVQMNQLTNQINEQKNNHLTVCSNKSCHITNICDGNQIDDQKTSHLSVCSKNSNHLTDSCFENKIDEKKTSHLSLCSIESNHFLNSCVLNQFDDQKTSHSSLCSIESNHFLNSCVENKINNQKTNNLSVCSKNHLKNNDVTKPDEEQKINRSNLCPKPSVHQFLKTGVEFDTNSNRPISKKSVCKKNNICDFLSSQPIPEWIRLNENLIASDDLCCQYAAQSSTTNNSLNIMKFYNFERIIKDNHDCNDDIVYEITRK; from the exons atgTGGTTAAGTAACttatttactaaaacaaaaaaccatGAATGTGATGACAGTAATAAAGAAGATATCGTTAACGAGGAATCAATCAATATTTCATCAAATCAAGAAGATAAACCATTCATAAATGATTTGAAAGAAAAAGTTGAACGCGTAAAAGAGATATACgcaaaattacaaacattaaaagacaaacaagatttaaatttaaataacaactatATAGATAAAgcacaagaaaaaaatgaccAAAGCACGTCGACAAAtgaagatgaaaaaaatttagaaataaataattgtagattAGAAGATGTCCTAAGGATTATACCAATTATAGAAACAAATCTACAAACACTTACCgaaaaa gtatcttgTCTATCTGGCTTACTTGATGAGAAGCAAATCAATGCCAAAACATTAATtgaccaaaatattatttcaaacagtTCTACTATAAATAGTGCTCCAAGCtctgtaaacaaattaaactgCATTGCGAATAAAACTACACTGTTAAATAAAGATACTTTACCGGAAATAGATTctaaagaaaatatgaaaacgcataaaaagaaatcaagtattatgataaaaaaaaaagaaactaatCAAAaggttaaagttaaaataaattctaccgaaattattgataaaaatgatgaaacaGATCAAATAAAGCACGAAGAAAAAGGTATTAACAATAGTAAGTTAGTTGACCAATTGACCAATTTAGATTGTCAATTAGAAtccttttttaaaagtatacaatCAGCCTTATCTCAATACAAAATTGATcaagtaaaagaaaaatcgGAAATTATGGATAATCTATCCAGACTagagaataaaattaacataaactaTTCAAAAATGGATAAATTAATGTCCAATGTTGATCACTTAAGTAAAACAAACGATCATGTTAAACACGTCTTTATGCATAACCAATCAAGTATCGAAATAGAAAATAGACATGAACtgaaaaaaagtaaagatGATATTAACGTTTGTATTGATAACCTTATAAAACCAAATCCTAATGTAAAACAAACGCAACCGTCTATTACTGCTGATAATCCAAACACGAGCAGGCAAATTGGTGGCAAATGTACAATTAATCGGTGTGTTTGCCAATTAATAGACCACACTAATGCTGctaatacacaaattataaattcacacAATGATAACAATCAATCAAAGTAcggtgatattattttatgtgaatttttaaaaacacagcCAACTTTGGAAAGGATTAAACAAAACGAGTATCAACCCAAAGTAGTACAGATGAATCAATTAACAAATCAAATcaacgaacaaaaaaataaccatttaaCAGTTTGTTCAAATAAATCGTGTCATATTACAAACATTTGTGATGGAAATCAAATCGATGACCAAAAAACTAGCCATTTATCAGTATGTTCAAAAAACTCAAACCATTTAACAGAtagttgttttgaaaataaaatcgacgaaaaaaaaactagccatttatcattatgttcaatagaatcaaatcattttttaaatagttgtgTTTTAAATCAATTCGATGACCAAAAAACTAGTCATTCATCATTATGTTCAATAgaatcaaatcattttttaaatagttgcgttgaaaataaaatcaataaccaaaaaactaataatttatcagtatgttcaaaaaatcatttaaaaaataatgatgtcaCAAAACCAGACgaagaacaaaaaattaaccGTTCAAACTTATGTCCCAAGCCATCAGTccatcagtttttaaaaactggtGTTGAATTTGACACAAATTCAAATCGACCGATTTCAAAGAAAtcagtttgtaaaaaaaacaatatttgtgaTTTCCTTTCATCTCAGCCAATTCCAGAATGGATAAGATTAAACGAGAATCTCATTGCATCAGATGATCTATGCTGCCAATATGCTGCTCAATCatcaacaacaaataatagtttaaatattatgaagttttataattttgaacgaATAATAAAGGACAACCATGACTGCAATGACGATATAGTTTACGAAATTACACGGAAATaa